A single window of Balaenoptera ricei isolate mBalRic1 chromosome 15, mBalRic1.hap2, whole genome shotgun sequence DNA harbors:
- the PCIF1 gene encoding mRNA (2'-O-methyladenosine-N(6)-)-methyltransferase — protein sequence MANENHGSPREEASLLSHSPGTSNQSQPCSPKPIRLVQDLPEELVHAGWEKCWSRRENRPYYFNRFTNQSLWEMPVLGQHDVISDPLGLNATPLPQDSSLVETPPAENKPRKRQLSEEQPSGNGVKKPKIEIPMTPTGPSVPSSPSVPGTPTLKIWGTSPEDKQQAALLRPTEVYWDLDIQTNAVIKHRGPSEVLPPHPEVELLRSQLILKLRQHYRELCQQREGIEPPRESFNRWMLERKVVDKGSDPLLPSNCEPVVSPSMFREIMNDIPIRLSRIKFREEAKRLLFKYAEAARRLIESRSASPDSRKVVKWNVEDTFSWLRKDHSASKEDYMDRLEHLRRQCGPHVSAAAKDSVEGICSKIYHISLEYVKRIREKHLAILKENNIPEEVEAPEVEPRLVYCYPVRLAVSAPPMPSVEMHVENNVVCIRYKGEMVKVSRNYFSKLWLLYRYSCIDDSAFERFLPRVWCLLRRYQMMFGVGLYEGTGLQGSLPVHVFEALHRLFGVSFECFASPLNCYFRQYCSAFPDTDGYFGSRGPCLDFSPLSGSFEANPPFCEELMDAMVSHFEKLLESSPEPLSFIVFIPEWREPPTPALTRMEQSRFKRHQLVLPAFEHEYRSGSQHVCKKEEMHYKAVHSTAVLFLQNDPGFAKWGPTPERLQELSAAYRQSGRSHGSVGSSSSSSSSEAKDRDSGREQGPSREPHST from the exons ATGGCCAATGAGAATCACGGCAGCCCCCGGGAGGAAGCATCCTTGTTGAGTCACTCCCCAGGCACCTCCAATCAGAGCCAGCCCTGTTCTCCAAAGCCCATCCGCCTGGTGCAGGACCTCCCAG AGGAGCTGGTGCATGCCGGTTGGGAGAAGTGCTGGAGCAGAAGGGAGAACCGTCCCTACTACTTCAACCGGTTCACCAACCAGTCCCTGTGGGAGATGCCCGTGCTGGGCCAGCACGATGTGATT TCGGACCCTTTGGGGCTGAATGCGACCCCCCTGCCCCAAGACTCAAGCTTGGTGGAAACCCCCCCGGCTGAGAACAAGCCCCGAAAGCGGCAGCTCTCGGAAGAGCAGCCCAGCGGCAACGGCGTGAAGAAGCCCAAG ATTGAAATCCCCATGACACCCACGGGCCCGTCAGTGCCCAGCTCCCCCAGCGTCCCAGGAACCCCAACCCTGAAGATTTGGGGGACATCCCCTGAAGACAAACAGCAGGCAGCTCTCCTCCGACCCACTGA GGTGTACTGGGATCTCGACATTCAGACCAACGCCGTCATCAAGCACCGGGGGCCATCAGAGGTGCTGCCTCCGCATCCCGAGGTGGAGCTGCTCCGTTCCCAGCTCATCCTGAAGCTTCGGCAGCACTACCGGGAGCTGTGCCAGCAGCGAGAGG GCATCGAGCCCCCCCGGGAATCCTTCAACCGCTGGATGTTGGAGCGCAAGGTCGTGGACAAAGGCTCTGATCCCCTGTTGCCGAGCAACTGCGAACCGGTCGTGTCACCTTCCATGTTTCGCGAAATCATGAATGACATTCCCATCAG GTTATCCCGAATCAAGTTCCGGGAGGAAGCCAAGCGTCTGCTCTTCAAATACGCAGAGGCTGCCAGGCGGCTCATCGAGTCCAG GAGTGCATCTCCCGACAGCAGGAAGGTGGTCAAGTGGAACGTGGAGGATACCTTCAGCTGGCTGCGGAAGGACCACTCCGCCTCCAAGGAGGACTATATG GATCGCCTGGAGCATCTACGGAGGCAGTGTGGCCCCCACGTCTCGGCTGCAGCCAAGGACTCCGTGGAAGGTATCTGCAGTAAGATCTACCACATCTCTCTGGAGTACGTCAAACGGATCCGAGAGAAGCACCTTGCCATTCTCAAGGAAAACAACATCCCAG AGGAGGTGGAGGCCCCCGAGGTGGAGCCCCGCCTGGTGTACTGCTACCCGGTACGGCTGGCCGTGTCTGCACCTCCCATGCCCAGCGTGGAAATGCACGTGGAGAATAACGTGGTCTGCATCCGGTATAAGGGCGAGATGGTCAAGGTCAGCCGCAACTACTTCAGCAAGCTG TGGCTCCTTTACCGCTACAGCTGCATCGACGATTCTGCCTTTGAGAGGTTCCTGCCCCGAGTCTGGTGTCTTCTCCGCCGGTACCAG ATGATGTTCGGCGTGGGCCTCTACGAGGGGACAGGCCTGCAGGGGTCGCTGCCCGTGCACGTCTTCGAGGCCCTCCACCGACTTTTCGGCGTCAGCTTCGAGTGCTTCGCCTCACCCCTCAACTGCTACTTTCGCCAGTACTGCTCCGCCTTCCCCGACACGGACGGCTACTTTGGCTCCCGCGG gccctgcctggACTTCTCCCCGCTGAGTGGTTCCTTCGAGGCCAACCCTCCGTTTTGCGAGGAGCTCATGGACGCCATGGTCTCTCACTTCGAG AAACTGCTCGAGAGCTCGCCAGAGCCCCTGTCCTTCATCGTGTTCATCCCCGAGTGGCGGGAACCCCCAACCCCAGCGCTCACCCGCATGGAGCAGAGCCGCTTCAAGCGCCACCAGCTGGTCCTGCCCGCCTTCGAGCACGAGTACCGCAGCGGCTCCCAACACGTCTGCAAGAA GGAGGAAATGCACTACAAGGCCGTCCACAGCACGGCCGTGCTCTTCCTACAGAACGACCCTGGATTTGCCAAGTGGGGGCCAACGCCCGAGCGGCTGCAGGAGTTGAGCGCCGCCTACCGGCAGTCGGGCCGCAGCCATGGCTCTGTCGGCTCCtcgtcgtcctcctcctcctcggagGCCAAGGACCGGGACTCAGGCCGCGAGCAGGGCCCCAGCCGGGAGCCTCACTCCACTTAA
- the ZNF335 gene encoding zinc finger protein 335 isoform X1: MEENEVESSSDAAPGPGRPEEPSESGLGVGTSEAVSADSSDAAAAPGPAEADDSGVGQSSDRGTSSLEEVSESSSSTDPLPHGYLPDSSSVSHGPVAGVTGGPPALVHSSALPDPNMLVSDCTASSSDLGSAIDKIIESTIGPDLIQSCITVTSAEGSGSETTRYLILQGPDDGAPMVSPMSSSTLAHSLAAIEALADGPTSTSTCLEPPEEVQGGPSSPAQPRLGSGAEEPDLQSLEAMMEVVVVQQFKCKMCQYRSSAKATLLRHMRERHFCPAAAAAGKKGRLRKWGTSARTQEEEGPEEEDDDDIIDAGAIDDLEEDSDYNPAEDEPRGRQLRPQRPTPSTPRPRRRPGRPRKLPRLETSDLLDGVEGEPLVSSQTGQSPAEPQDPEAPSSSGPGRLVALGKANRPPVEPGVSQSDVENAAPSCQDEPAAPPRRRGRPSRRFLGKKYRKYYYKSPKPLLRPFLCRICGSRFLSHEDLRFHVNSHEAGNPQLFKCLQCSYRSRRWSSLKEHMFNHMGSKPYKCDECSYTSVYRKDVIRHAAVHSRDRKKRPDPTPKLSSFPCPVCGRVYPMQKRLTQHMKTHSTEKPHMCDKCGKSFKKRYTFKMHLLTHIQAVANRRFKCEFCEFVCEDKKALLNHQLSHVSDKPFKCSFCPYRTFREDFLLSHVAVKHTGAKPFACEYCHFSTRHKKNLRLHVRCRHASSFEEWGRRHPEEPPSRRRPFFSLQQIEELKQQHGAAPGPPPRSPGPAEIPPEAAPLQSPETPPLLCSDTLAGATIIYQQGAEESTAMATQTALDLLLNMSTQRELGSAALQVAVVKSEDVEAGFASSGGQPSPAGATPQVVALHMAEPGGSAAAESQLGAPDLHQITLAPGPFGGAGYSVITAPTMEEGTSAPGTPYSEEPPGEAAQAVVVSDTLKEAGTHFIMAADGTQLHHIELTADGSISFPSPDALASGAKWPLLQCGGLPRDGPEPLSPARTRRVGDPQGSASPPPAASKALGLVVPPSPPSAATASSKKFSCKICAEAFPGRAEMESHKRAHAGPSAFKCPDCPFSARQWPEVRAHMAQHSSLRPHQCNQCSFASKNKKDLRRHMLTHTNEKPFECHLCGQRFNRNGHLKFHIQRLHSPDGRKAATPTARAPAQTPTQTIILNSDDETLATLHTALQSSHGVLGPERLQQALGQEHIIVAQEQTVTNQEEATYIQEITTADGQMVQHLVTSDNQVQYIISQDGVQHLLPQEYVVVPEGHHIQVQEGQITHIQYEQGAPFLQESQIQYVPVSPGQQLVTQAQLEAAAHSAVTAVADAAMAQAQGLFGTEEAVPEHIQQLQHQGIEYDVITLTDD, from the exons ATGGAGGAGAACGAGGTGGAGAGCAGTAGCGACGCGGCCCCTGGTCCTGGCCGGCCCGAGGAGCCCTCTGAGAGCGGTTTGGGTGTGGGCACCTCGGAAGCCGTGTCGGCCGACAGCAGCGACGCCGCGGCCGCTCCGGGGCCAGCCGAGGCCGACGACTCTGGCGTGGGGCAGAGTTCGGACCGCGGTACCAGCTCTCTG GAGGAGGTATCTGAGAGCAGCTCCAGCACAGACCCCCTGCCCCATGGCTACCTCCCTGATTCATCTTCTGTTTCCCACGGGCCAGTGGCAGGGGTGACAGGTGGCCCCCCAGCTCTGGTGCACTCCAGCGCACTCCCAGACCCCAACATGTTGGTGTCCGACTGCACGGCTTCTTCCTCAGACCTGGGCTCGGCCATTGACAAGATCATCGAGTCCACCATCGGGCCCGACCTCATCCAGA GCTGCATCACCGTGACCAGTGCTGAGGGGAGTGGGTCCGAGACCACACGGTACCTGATCCTGCAGGGACCAGATGATG GGGCCCCCATGGTATCACCGATGTCCAGTTCCACCCTGGCCCACAGCCTGGCAGCCATCGAGGCTCTAGCCGATGGCCCCACGTCCACATCCACGTGCCTGGAGCCACCTGAGGAGGTGCAGGGTGGGCCCAGCTCCCCAGCACAGCCACGCCTGGGTTCTGGCGCCGAGGAGCCAGACCTGCAGAGCCTGGAGGCCatgatggaggtggtggtggtgcagCAGTTCAAGTGCAAGATGTGCCAGTACCGGAGCAGCGCCAAGGCCACACTGTTGCGCCACATGCGGGAGCGGCACTTCTGCCCAG cagccgccgccgccggaaaaaagggacgtctgcggaagtGGGGCACCTCCGCCAGGACCCAGGAGGAAGAGGGCCCAGAGGAGGAAGACGATGATGACATCATAGACGCCGGCGCCATCGATGACCTGGAAG AGGACAGCGACTATAACCCTGCTGAGGATGAGCCCCGGGGGCGGCAGCTACGGCCCCAGCGCCCCACTCCCAGTACACCGAGACCCCGCAGGAGACCTGGCCGGCCCCGGAAGCTGCCTCGCCTGGAGACCTCGGATCTCCTGGACG GTGTGGAAGGAGAGCCTCTGGTCAGCTcccagactggacagagccctgCGGAGCCACAAGACCCCGAGGCACCCAGCTCCTCAGGCCCGGGACGCCTGGTGGCCCTGGGCAAGGCCAATCGGCCCCCCGTGGAACCCGGCGTGAGCCAGTCAGATGTGGAGAATGCAGCACCGTCCTGCCAGGACGAgcccgccgccccgccccgccgccgtGGGCGACCCTCCAGGCGCTTCCTCGGCAAGAAATACCGCAA GTACTATTACAAGTCGCCCAAACCCCTCCTGCGGCCCTTCTTGTGCCGCATCTGCGGTTCCCGCTTCCTGTCCCACGAGGACCTGCGCTTCCACGTCAACTCCCACGAGGCTGGCAACCCCCAGCTCTTCAAGTGCCTGCAGTGCAGCTACCGCTCCCGCCGCTGGTCCTCGCTCAAG GAGCACATGTTCAACCACATGGGCAGTAAGCCCTACAAGTGTGACGAATGCAGCTACACCAGTGTTTACCGGAAGGACGTCATCCGGCACGCAGCCGTGCATAGCCGGGACCG GAAGAAGAGGCCAGACCCG ACCCCGAAGCTGAGCTCCTTCCCCTGCCCTGTGTGTGGCCGTGTCTACCCCATGCAGAAGAGACTCACGCAACACATGAAGACGCACAGCACCGAGAAGCCCCACATGTGTGAcaag TGTGGAAAGTCCTTTAAGAAGCGCTACACCTTCAAGATGCACCTGCTCACGCACATCCAGGCCGTCGCCAACCGCAG gttcaagtgcgAGTTCTGCGAGTTCGTTTGTGAGGACAAGAAGGCGCTGCTGAACCACCAGCTTTCCCACGTCAGCGACAAGCCCTTCAAGTGCAGCTTTTGCCCCTACCGCACCTTCCGAGAGGACTTCCTGCTGTCCCACGTGGCCGTCAAGCACACAG GGGCCAAGCCCTTTGCCTGTGAGTACTGCCACTTCAGCACGCGACACAAGAAGAACCTCCGCCTGCACGTACGGTGCCGACATGCAAGCAGCTTTGAGGAGTGGGGGCGGCGCCACCCTGAGGAGCCCCCTTCCCGCCGTCGCCCCTTCTTCTCTCTGCAGCAGATTGAGGAGCTGAAGCAGCAGCATGGCGCAGCCCCTGGACCTCCGCCCCGCTCCCCAGGACCTGCTGAG ATCCCCCCAGAGGCAGCACCTCTCCAGTCACCCGAGACCCCCCCGCTGCTCTGTTCTGACACCCTGGCTGGTGCCACCATCATCTACCAGCAAG GAGCTGAGGAGTCGACGGCCATGGCCACACAGACAGCCTTGGACCTGCTGCTGAACATGAGCACTCAGCGGGAGCTGGGCAGCGCGGCCCTGCAG GTGGCCGTGGTGAAGTCAGAGGACGTGGAAGCAGGGTTCGCGTCCTCTGGTGGGCAGCCCTCCCCAGCAGGTGCCACTCCCCAAGTGGTAGCCCTCCACATGGCAGAGCCAGGGGGCAGCGCGGCCGCTGAGAGCCAGCTAGGCGCCCCGGACCTACATCAGATCACCCTGGCGCCTGGGCCGTTTGGCGGGGCTGGCTACAGCGTCATCACGGCACCCACCATGGAGGAGGGCACATCGGCTCCTGGCACACCTTACAG cGAGGAGCCCCCCGGGGAGGCAGCCCAGGCCGTGGTTGTGAGTGACACCTTGAAAGAGGCTGGCACCCACTTCATCATGGCCGCCGACGGGACCCAGCTGCACCACATCGAG CTGACCGCAGATGGCTCCATCTCCTTCCCAAGCCCGGATGCCCTGGCCTCTGGGGCCAAGTGGCCCTTGCTGCAGTGTGGGGGGCTGCCCAGAGACGGCCCTGAGCCCCTGTCTCCAGCCAGGACCCGCCGAGTGGGGGACCCCCAGGGCtctgcctccccacctcctgctgCCAGCAAAGCCCTGGGCCTGGTAGTGCCCCCCTCGCCACCATCTGCAGCCACTGCGTCGTCAAAGAAGTTTTCCTGCAAGATCTGCGCCGAGGCCTTCCCCGGCCGAGCTGAGATGGAAAGTCACAAACGGGCCCACGCTGGGCCTAGTGCCTTCAAGTGCCCCGACTGCCCCTTCAGCGCTCGCCAGTGGCCCGAGGTCCGG GCCCACATGGCGCAGCACTCAAGCCTGCGGCCCCACCAGTGCAACCAGTGCAGCTTCGCTTCCAAGAACAAGAAGGATCTGCGGCGCCACATGCTGACCCACACCAACGAGAAGCCCTTCGAGTGCCACCTCTGCGGGCAGCG CTTCAACCGGAACGGGCACCTCAAGTTCCACATCCAGCGGCTGCACAGTCCCGATGGGAGGAAGGCGGCGACCCCGACCGCGCGGGCCCCGGCCCAGACCCCCACCCAGACCATCATCCTGAACAGTGACGACGAGACGCTGGCCACGCTGCACA CTGCGCTCCAGTCCAGTCACGGGGTCCTGGGCCCAGAGCGGCTACAGCAGGCACTGGGCCAGGAACACATCATTGTGGCCCAGGAACAGACAGTGACCAATCAG GAGGAAGCCACCTACATCCAAGAGATCACTACAGCAGATGGCCAGATGGTCCAGCACCTGGTGACATCTGATAACCAG GTACAGTACATCATCTCCCAGGACGGAGTCCAGCACCTGCTCCCCCAGGAATACGTCGTGGTCCCAGAGGGCCATCACATCCAG GTACAGGAGGGCCAGATCACACACATCCAGTATGAACAAGGGGCACCGTTCCTTCAAGAGTCCCAG ATCCAGTATGTGCCGGTGTCCCCAGGCCAGCAGCTTGTCACACAGGCCCAGCTTGAGGCTGCAGCACACTCAGCTGTCACAG CGGTGGCCGATGCTGCCATGGCCCAAGCCCAAGGCCTATTCGGCACGGAGGAGGCAGTGCCTGAACACATCCAACAGCTGCAACATCAGGGCATCGAGTATGACGTCATCACCCTGACCGATGACTGA
- the ZNF335 gene encoding zinc finger protein 335 isoform X2: MEENEVESSSDAAPGPGRPEEPSESGLGVGTSEAVSADSSDAAAAPGPAEADDSGVGQSSDRGTSSLEEVSESSSSTDPLPHGYLPDSSSVSHGPVAGVTGGPPALVHSSALPDPNMLVSDCTASSSDLGSAIDKIIESTIGPDLIQSCITVTSAEGSGSETTRYLILQGPDDGAPMVSPMSSSTLAHSLAAIEALADGPTSTSTCLEPPEEVQGGPSSPAQPRLGSGAEEPDLQSLEAMMEVVVVQQFKCKMCQYRSSAKATLLRHMRERHFCPAAAAGKKGRLRKWGTSARTQEEEGPEEEDDDDIIDAGAIDDLEEDSDYNPAEDEPRGRQLRPQRPTPSTPRPRRRPGRPRKLPRLETSDLLDGVEGEPLVSSQTGQSPAEPQDPEAPSSSGPGRLVALGKANRPPVEPGVSQSDVENAAPSCQDEPAAPPRRRGRPSRRFLGKKYRKYYYKSPKPLLRPFLCRICGSRFLSHEDLRFHVNSHEAGNPQLFKCLQCSYRSRRWSSLKEHMFNHMGSKPYKCDECSYTSVYRKDVIRHAAVHSRDRKKRPDPTPKLSSFPCPVCGRVYPMQKRLTQHMKTHSTEKPHMCDKCGKSFKKRYTFKMHLLTHIQAVANRRFKCEFCEFVCEDKKALLNHQLSHVSDKPFKCSFCPYRTFREDFLLSHVAVKHTGAKPFACEYCHFSTRHKKNLRLHVRCRHASSFEEWGRRHPEEPPSRRRPFFSLQQIEELKQQHGAAPGPPPRSPGPAEIPPEAAPLQSPETPPLLCSDTLAGATIIYQQGAEESTAMATQTALDLLLNMSTQRELGSAALQVAVVKSEDVEAGFASSGGQPSPAGATPQVVALHMAEPGGSAAAESQLGAPDLHQITLAPGPFGGAGYSVITAPTMEEGTSAPGTPYSEEPPGEAAQAVVVSDTLKEAGTHFIMAADGTQLHHIELTADGSISFPSPDALASGAKWPLLQCGGLPRDGPEPLSPARTRRVGDPQGSASPPPAASKALGLVVPPSPPSAATASSKKFSCKICAEAFPGRAEMESHKRAHAGPSAFKCPDCPFSARQWPEVRAHMAQHSSLRPHQCNQCSFASKNKKDLRRHMLTHTNEKPFECHLCGQRFNRNGHLKFHIQRLHSPDGRKAATPTARAPAQTPTQTIILNSDDETLATLHTALQSSHGVLGPERLQQALGQEHIIVAQEQTVTNQEEATYIQEITTADGQMVQHLVTSDNQVQYIISQDGVQHLLPQEYVVVPEGHHIQVQEGQITHIQYEQGAPFLQESQIQYVPVSPGQQLVTQAQLEAAAHSAVTAVADAAMAQAQGLFGTEEAVPEHIQQLQHQGIEYDVITLTDD, encoded by the exons ATGGAGGAGAACGAGGTGGAGAGCAGTAGCGACGCGGCCCCTGGTCCTGGCCGGCCCGAGGAGCCCTCTGAGAGCGGTTTGGGTGTGGGCACCTCGGAAGCCGTGTCGGCCGACAGCAGCGACGCCGCGGCCGCTCCGGGGCCAGCCGAGGCCGACGACTCTGGCGTGGGGCAGAGTTCGGACCGCGGTACCAGCTCTCTG GAGGAGGTATCTGAGAGCAGCTCCAGCACAGACCCCCTGCCCCATGGCTACCTCCCTGATTCATCTTCTGTTTCCCACGGGCCAGTGGCAGGGGTGACAGGTGGCCCCCCAGCTCTGGTGCACTCCAGCGCACTCCCAGACCCCAACATGTTGGTGTCCGACTGCACGGCTTCTTCCTCAGACCTGGGCTCGGCCATTGACAAGATCATCGAGTCCACCATCGGGCCCGACCTCATCCAGA GCTGCATCACCGTGACCAGTGCTGAGGGGAGTGGGTCCGAGACCACACGGTACCTGATCCTGCAGGGACCAGATGATG GGGCCCCCATGGTATCACCGATGTCCAGTTCCACCCTGGCCCACAGCCTGGCAGCCATCGAGGCTCTAGCCGATGGCCCCACGTCCACATCCACGTGCCTGGAGCCACCTGAGGAGGTGCAGGGTGGGCCCAGCTCCCCAGCACAGCCACGCCTGGGTTCTGGCGCCGAGGAGCCAGACCTGCAGAGCCTGGAGGCCatgatggaggtggtggtggtgcagCAGTTCAAGTGCAAGATGTGCCAGTACCGGAGCAGCGCCAAGGCCACACTGTTGCGCCACATGCGGGAGCGGCACTTCTGCCCAG ccgccgccgccggaaaaaagggacgtctgcggaagtGGGGCACCTCCGCCAGGACCCAGGAGGAAGAGGGCCCAGAGGAGGAAGACGATGATGACATCATAGACGCCGGCGCCATCGATGACCTGGAAG AGGACAGCGACTATAACCCTGCTGAGGATGAGCCCCGGGGGCGGCAGCTACGGCCCCAGCGCCCCACTCCCAGTACACCGAGACCCCGCAGGAGACCTGGCCGGCCCCGGAAGCTGCCTCGCCTGGAGACCTCGGATCTCCTGGACG GTGTGGAAGGAGAGCCTCTGGTCAGCTcccagactggacagagccctgCGGAGCCACAAGACCCCGAGGCACCCAGCTCCTCAGGCCCGGGACGCCTGGTGGCCCTGGGCAAGGCCAATCGGCCCCCCGTGGAACCCGGCGTGAGCCAGTCAGATGTGGAGAATGCAGCACCGTCCTGCCAGGACGAgcccgccgccccgccccgccgccgtGGGCGACCCTCCAGGCGCTTCCTCGGCAAGAAATACCGCAA GTACTATTACAAGTCGCCCAAACCCCTCCTGCGGCCCTTCTTGTGCCGCATCTGCGGTTCCCGCTTCCTGTCCCACGAGGACCTGCGCTTCCACGTCAACTCCCACGAGGCTGGCAACCCCCAGCTCTTCAAGTGCCTGCAGTGCAGCTACCGCTCCCGCCGCTGGTCCTCGCTCAAG GAGCACATGTTCAACCACATGGGCAGTAAGCCCTACAAGTGTGACGAATGCAGCTACACCAGTGTTTACCGGAAGGACGTCATCCGGCACGCAGCCGTGCATAGCCGGGACCG GAAGAAGAGGCCAGACCCG ACCCCGAAGCTGAGCTCCTTCCCCTGCCCTGTGTGTGGCCGTGTCTACCCCATGCAGAAGAGACTCACGCAACACATGAAGACGCACAGCACCGAGAAGCCCCACATGTGTGAcaag TGTGGAAAGTCCTTTAAGAAGCGCTACACCTTCAAGATGCACCTGCTCACGCACATCCAGGCCGTCGCCAACCGCAG gttcaagtgcgAGTTCTGCGAGTTCGTTTGTGAGGACAAGAAGGCGCTGCTGAACCACCAGCTTTCCCACGTCAGCGACAAGCCCTTCAAGTGCAGCTTTTGCCCCTACCGCACCTTCCGAGAGGACTTCCTGCTGTCCCACGTGGCCGTCAAGCACACAG GGGCCAAGCCCTTTGCCTGTGAGTACTGCCACTTCAGCACGCGACACAAGAAGAACCTCCGCCTGCACGTACGGTGCCGACATGCAAGCAGCTTTGAGGAGTGGGGGCGGCGCCACCCTGAGGAGCCCCCTTCCCGCCGTCGCCCCTTCTTCTCTCTGCAGCAGATTGAGGAGCTGAAGCAGCAGCATGGCGCAGCCCCTGGACCTCCGCCCCGCTCCCCAGGACCTGCTGAG ATCCCCCCAGAGGCAGCACCTCTCCAGTCACCCGAGACCCCCCCGCTGCTCTGTTCTGACACCCTGGCTGGTGCCACCATCATCTACCAGCAAG GAGCTGAGGAGTCGACGGCCATGGCCACACAGACAGCCTTGGACCTGCTGCTGAACATGAGCACTCAGCGGGAGCTGGGCAGCGCGGCCCTGCAG GTGGCCGTGGTGAAGTCAGAGGACGTGGAAGCAGGGTTCGCGTCCTCTGGTGGGCAGCCCTCCCCAGCAGGTGCCACTCCCCAAGTGGTAGCCCTCCACATGGCAGAGCCAGGGGGCAGCGCGGCCGCTGAGAGCCAGCTAGGCGCCCCGGACCTACATCAGATCACCCTGGCGCCTGGGCCGTTTGGCGGGGCTGGCTACAGCGTCATCACGGCACCCACCATGGAGGAGGGCACATCGGCTCCTGGCACACCTTACAG cGAGGAGCCCCCCGGGGAGGCAGCCCAGGCCGTGGTTGTGAGTGACACCTTGAAAGAGGCTGGCACCCACTTCATCATGGCCGCCGACGGGACCCAGCTGCACCACATCGAG CTGACCGCAGATGGCTCCATCTCCTTCCCAAGCCCGGATGCCCTGGCCTCTGGGGCCAAGTGGCCCTTGCTGCAGTGTGGGGGGCTGCCCAGAGACGGCCCTGAGCCCCTGTCTCCAGCCAGGACCCGCCGAGTGGGGGACCCCCAGGGCtctgcctccccacctcctgctgCCAGCAAAGCCCTGGGCCTGGTAGTGCCCCCCTCGCCACCATCTGCAGCCACTGCGTCGTCAAAGAAGTTTTCCTGCAAGATCTGCGCCGAGGCCTTCCCCGGCCGAGCTGAGATGGAAAGTCACAAACGGGCCCACGCTGGGCCTAGTGCCTTCAAGTGCCCCGACTGCCCCTTCAGCGCTCGCCAGTGGCCCGAGGTCCGG GCCCACATGGCGCAGCACTCAAGCCTGCGGCCCCACCAGTGCAACCAGTGCAGCTTCGCTTCCAAGAACAAGAAGGATCTGCGGCGCCACATGCTGACCCACACCAACGAGAAGCCCTTCGAGTGCCACCTCTGCGGGCAGCG CTTCAACCGGAACGGGCACCTCAAGTTCCACATCCAGCGGCTGCACAGTCCCGATGGGAGGAAGGCGGCGACCCCGACCGCGCGGGCCCCGGCCCAGACCCCCACCCAGACCATCATCCTGAACAGTGACGACGAGACGCTGGCCACGCTGCACA CTGCGCTCCAGTCCAGTCACGGGGTCCTGGGCCCAGAGCGGCTACAGCAGGCACTGGGCCAGGAACACATCATTGTGGCCCAGGAACAGACAGTGACCAATCAG GAGGAAGCCACCTACATCCAAGAGATCACTACAGCAGATGGCCAGATGGTCCAGCACCTGGTGACATCTGATAACCAG GTACAGTACATCATCTCCCAGGACGGAGTCCAGCACCTGCTCCCCCAGGAATACGTCGTGGTCCCAGAGGGCCATCACATCCAG GTACAGGAGGGCCAGATCACACACATCCAGTATGAACAAGGGGCACCGTTCCTTCAAGAGTCCCAG ATCCAGTATGTGCCGGTGTCCCCAGGCCAGCAGCTTGTCACACAGGCCCAGCTTGAGGCTGCAGCACACTCAGCTGTCACAG CGGTGGCCGATGCTGCCATGGCCCAAGCCCAAGGCCTATTCGGCACGGAGGAGGCAGTGCCTGAACACATCCAACAGCTGCAACATCAGGGCATCGAGTATGACGTCATCACCCTGACCGATGACTGA